The DNA window GCACATGGGATGAACTTGGGCAAAAGTATTATAATTTTATCAAGTCTTGTATTAAATTCATAAAAAAAATTATCTTTACCCCCGATACTCTTCACTCCCCTATAACTTATGAACAAAGATCGTCGCTCCTTTCTGCGCAATACTTCCCTGGCAACAGGCTTGTTGTTATTGCAAAACCCCTTCCGCTCTCTGGCCACTATCAACAGTAATGCCACCTGGCTTCCCGGTGATAACAGAGAAATTATGATATGGCATACCAATGACCTGCACGGACAAATAACAGACCTGCGCCCGGCAAACGCACAGGGCGTATTCCTGGATGCCGGCGACTTCCTGGATGATACTGCTAACGTGGATGCACATATGAAAATGATCGCCGCTATGAACAAAGCCGGCTATCATGCCGCTACCATCGGCAACAAGGAACTGGCCAACGGACAGGCTGCCCTGGCTGCACTGATACCCCATATGCAGTTTAATTTAGTCAACTGTAATTACCATTTTTCAGATAAGTCACTGGCCCGTCAGGTAGCTCCTTATAAAATCGTATATGCGGGATCGTTAAAAATCGGTATCACCGGCGTAGGCCATGCATTGCCTGCCAGCAGCGGTGTTACCTGCCTTCCTCCGGTACAGGCGGCCAACGAAATGGCCATACGCCTTAAAAAGGAACAAGGTTGCCAGATCGTCATCTGTCTCTCGCATCTGGGATACCGCCAGCCAGGTAATACCGCGGACAACCGCGATGTAGCCATGGAATCTACCCATATCGATTTTGTAATCGGCGGACATCAGCAGAAAATTATTTCAACTACTGAAGTGTTCCGTAATGTTAATAATCATGAAGTATACCTCAGCCAGGCTGGCTCCAATGGTGTCATGGTGGGCACTATGAAAATGAAGTTCAATGAAGACCGCAAGGGATGCGGTATTGAACCGGGTTGTGTGATGGCCTGATAAAATCCTATGTGTCCAGCCACTGGCGGAAATCACTGATCCGGGACTGGCTCACAAATATATCTTCATCTTTGCAATGTGTGAGCATAACATGCACACGGCTATTGGAAAGGATACGTATTTGTTGCAGCGCTTTAATATGGCAAAGATATTTTCTGTTGATCCTGAAAAACAGGCGGGCAGACAGACTTTGCGCCAGTTCATCCAGCGACTGGTCAGTGATATTCATTTCTCCGTTAAAAGTATAAACATACAAATGTTTGTCCTGGGCTTTGATATAAGCGATGTCACTGCATTCAATGCTTTTGATTCCGTTATGTGTGCGAAACAGCATACGCTCCCGGGTATTTACCGGGCTGGCTAAATGCTGCATCAGTTTTGTCAGCTGAGCATTCATGGATGGCATATGGTGCAGTGATTCATATTTGACCAGCGCCTGGGCCAGCTCTTCTTCTTCGATTGGTTTAAGCAGATAATCGATGCTGTTCACTTTAAAGGCCCTGATGGCATATTCATCGAAGGCCGTTGTGAAGATCACCGGTGTGTGTATTTCAATCTGTTCGAAGATGGCAAAGCACTCACCGTCGGAAAGCTGAATATCCATCAGGATGATATCCGGTAAAGGATTGTTAGTAAGCCATTGTACGGTTTCGGAGATACTTTCTGTCATGCCGGCAATCTGCCACCGGGGGCGCAGTTTGCTGAGCATGTTTCCCAATTGCCTGGCTGCGGCTGTTTCGTCTTCTACAATTAAAACTACCATGTGGTTGCTTTTTTATCAGGCAAAAGATCTGATGTATTACGTGTATTCATCACCGGTATACCTACCCGCCAGCTGGCTTCGTCCGAACTAATGAGCACCGGCAAATGGGTGAGTAACCGATAGCGGCCGGTAATGTTGCTAAGCCCGATACCATTGGACGGCGCCGCTGATTGCCGGGGCTGATAATTGTTCTCTACAAAAAGATAACCTTCTTTGTCATACATCAGAATGACCAATGGCCGCTGGCGGGAGATCTCATTGTGTTTAAGCGCATTTTCCAGCAGCATCAGTATACTGTGAGAGAGGATGTATTGTTGCATGACCATATCAGAAATCGTCACCTCAAAAACCAGCTTCTGCTTGAAGCGCTGCTGGCAGATTTTCATATATGCATCGGCTATCTTCAGTTCAGTTTGAACTAATACGGTGTCGTTTGTTTCCTGCGAGAGTGCATAACGTAGTATCCGGGAGAGCTGCCCAACAAAACTCACCGCCTGGTCTTCATCTTCCCGTATCAGGGACGTAAGCGTATTCAGCGCGTTGAATAAAAAATGAGGATTGACCTGATTTTTCAGAGACTCCAGCTGGCTTCTGGCCAGTAGTTGTTCCACGTTGGCAGCGGCTTCAATCCCCTGTTTCCAGTGATTGATAAATTTGCCAAATGTAGCGCCGAGCGTGAATAAAAGAAATAACAGGGCCGAATATATCATGTTTTTGATATACGCGTCGATAGAAGGCTGAGGGGTATGAAAAATAGCTACCTGCAGTTTCATAAAAATGAATACCAGCAGAGCACCAAAACATGCTGATACCAGGATGAATACCAGAAAACTTTTTTCAGTGCGGGTATTCCAGTTCAATACATGCTGTAGGAAAAAATGATTCAATCCCTTAAATCCGATGAAACCTATGCTGGTCATAATAAAAATCATGACGAGTTCTGTGATCCAATCAGTTCTGCCACTGCTGTAGTCCGGGAAATTATACACGATATTAATCATGGTAACGATCACCAATATGATTCCGTATGACCTGATATGCTGCATCACTTTTTTCATTGCCTGAATGCCTTATTTGATCGGATCCGTAAAAGTAACTATTTATTACGGATGTCCTGATTGTACTCCCGGATCACCGATTCAATGTTGTTAAAGCTGTAATCTCTGATGGTATTGATTTTATGGACCAGCTGGTCATCGTCTTTAAGATAAGCGGACAGTACCTTTTTGAACTGCTTCGGTTTTTTACCAACAAAACAATATCCACTCGTATCATTTGTTTTTTTAAGGAAGTAGTTCACATACTTCTGATTCAGAAACATGCCGGCACCCTGGGCGGCATCGCCGGAAGCAAACCGGCTGGCAAGGGAAACATAACGCATATATCCTACCTTGCCCGGTTTAAAATAAAGCCGGAACAACTGAATAGGGCCATCAGCCATCTGTTCGGCAAATACGCGGTTAAAGTGATAACTCCATAACCTGGTCCTGATGGTAATATCTGTAATCGTACAAAATACATGCTGCTCAAAGGAAAAGGACCGGCATTGCGATACACTAACCGGTTCTTTTTTCCCTCCGAGTTGTTTTTTGAAATTAAAGGATTCCAGACTTATTTCGTCCATGGCAATGAAGCCTTCTATCCTGCAGCCTGTGGTGTCAATGTAGTACCCTTGCAGATATTTGTCGGTATTACTGAATCTTTGCGCACTTGTACTGGTCGTAGCGAACAAACAGCCGGTCAATAATGCGAAGACTTTCTTACGGTTTCTTTTCATGGCAGGATGATTTTATCCCGACAAAGAACCGCAATCCAGTCCTGACAATATCCGCAAAGGCGATGAATACAAGAATAGGGGCGATGGAATAGCGGGTTCTCCGGATAACCCCGATTGTCAATATACTTTTGTCCTGTAACCGTAGTGATGTGGGTAGCGCGTTGTGTTTTCAGTACTCCATACTATGTTGCCCGCCATCAAACAACATAAAGCGTCAATATATTTCCTGATCATTTTATTGGTGTCGGTATCAAAGATCAACACTGATTTTGCGATCCTGACAAAATCCCGTACAACGGCGTT is part of the Chitinophaga flava genome and encodes:
- a CDS encoding sensor histidine kinase → MKKVMQHIRSYGIILVIVTMINIVYNFPDYSSGRTDWITELVMIFIMTSIGFIGFKGLNHFFLQHVLNWNTRTEKSFLVFILVSACFGALLVFIFMKLQVAIFHTPQPSIDAYIKNMIYSALLFLLFTLGATFGKFINHWKQGIEAAANVEQLLARSQLESLKNQVNPHFLFNALNTLTSLIREDEDQAVSFVGQLSRILRYALSQETNDTVLVQTELKIADAYMKICQQRFKQKLVFEVTISDMVMQQYILSHSILMLLENALKHNEISRQRPLVILMYDKEGYLFVENNYQPRQSAAPSNGIGLSNITGRYRLLTHLPVLISSDEASWRVGIPVMNTRNTSDLLPDKKATTW
- a CDS encoding metallophosphoesterase, which gives rise to MNKDRRSFLRNTSLATGLLLLQNPFRSLATINSNATWLPGDNREIMIWHTNDLHGQITDLRPANAQGVFLDAGDFLDDTANVDAHMKMIAAMNKAGYHAATIGNKELANGQAALAALIPHMQFNLVNCNYHFSDKSLARQVAPYKIVYAGSLKIGITGVGHALPASSGVTCLPPVQAANEMAIRLKKEQGCQIVICLSHLGYRQPGNTADNRDVAMESTHIDFVIGGHQQKIISTTEVFRNVNNHEVYLSQAGSNGVMVGTMKMKFNEDRKGCGIEPGCVMA
- a CDS encoding LytR/AlgR family response regulator transcription factor, encoding MVVLIVEDETAAARQLGNMLSKLRPRWQIAGMTESISETVQWLTNNPLPDIILMDIQLSDGECFAIFEQIEIHTPVIFTTAFDEYAIRAFKVNSIDYLLKPIEEEELAQALVKYESLHHMPSMNAQLTKLMQHLASPVNTRERMLFRTHNGIKSIECSDIAYIKAQDKHLYVYTFNGEMNITDQSLDELAQSLSARLFFRINRKYLCHIKALQQIRILSNSRVHVMLTHCKDEDIFVSQSRISDFRQWLDT